CAGACGTGTCAATCACGTCCAAGAGGCGTGGCCCGGCATCGTACGGAGGCATCTTCTTCACTGCTTCACAGTAACTCTCATCATACTCCCACCTAACgcaaacacaaaatcaataaCATGAATTTAAATTCAGATAAAACACATGATACATGGGTGAACTAGACATGACTAATGGCACATCAGCAGTAGCATCATTATCCCCAAAGGAAGACACTGACAAGTtatcttcatttaaaaagaacTCGCCTATTCAACCCTTTCATGCATCGTGTCCACACTTAGggataggttttttttttaaagaaaaatgtaagatgcacagtggatataaaaagtctacacacccctgttaaaatggcaggtttctgtggaaaaaaaaacaagttaaatcatgtaaaaacctttttcacctttattgtgaaattgtaaCATATAATTAACAAGTGGCAAACACCTAGAGACATTAgtggggggaagaaaaacaaaaatcttcCAATGTCCATCTtgtataagtgtgcacacccttatATAATagggaatgtggcagtgtttACAGCCAATCAACCAAtaacattcaaactcatgttaaatactaattagtgaACACCcgccatcaattaaagtgacggATTACCCcaagtacagctgttcctataggattttaCTGAAATCCCTCTTAGtaacatccaactggaaaagTCACAAAGAGGTTACAAAGCAGGTacgggatctcattgttgaaaaatataaatcaggagaggtttacaaaaaaattctaaggcattggatataccatggaacactgtaaagacaataatcaacaagtggagaaaatatggtatgacagtgacactactaagaacaggatatccctctaaaattgatgagaactgGTCAGGGAGCctgccaagaggcctacagcaacattacaagaattgcagcaatttctggcaagtactgatgctccctacatgtgacaacaatctcccgaATTCGTCATATCtttgggctatggggtagggtggcaagacagaagcctttttttaaaccaaaaaaaatacattaaataatacatccaatctcccaaaaccatgtggaataatgtgttatggttaccccccccccacgcaaaaaaaaaaaaatccagcacatggtggtggcagcataaagatttggggctgttttcttcaactggaactggggctttaatcagggtggagagAATAAAACCAGtcaaatagctttgtaacccaaATGCCAGTCAATTTTGACACAAAACCGTaaagcttctgctaaaacacttaaaatgaagaggaatttcacctatCAGCATGGCAACGACAtgaagcaaacctccagatcaacaaaggaatggcttcaccagAACAAGGTCAAGGTTTTGTAATGGCCCAGCCAGAGTACAGATCTAAATCCAATCacaaatctgtggggtgacctgaagagggctgtgcacaggagatgcccagccAATTGGACAGcgttagaatgcttttgcaggGAAGAAgggcaaaatattgctaagacaAGAAGTGCCAAATTGATTGACTCTTACCCCTAAACTCTAAAAGATTaaaatgttgtgattaaaaTCTAAATGTGCTtcaagtattagtttaggggtgtgcacacttgcacaactaggttattgtacttattttttcccctaaaatgatttattgttttttcactttaattcaTAGGTTAAAATTTCACCATAAAGGCAGAAAGTTATTTTTGTGTACatttcatactaaattgtttcagaaattaaaacaaaatctaagataaaaccaaggcaatctgagtaaacacaaaatacagttttaaatgatgttatttactgaagcaaaaaagttgtccagtaccaactgggcctgtgtgaaaatatatttgcccccgtagttacgaattccccaaatctatgaaactgcattcataatggggttcagctggaccagacacaaccaggcctgattactgcaaaccctgttcaatcacatgaACAACTGAAAACTGTCAGGACTTCCCCCCTCTCTGCATGCTTCCTGGCTCCCAGTGTGAGTAGCGCTGATTCTATGTAATGTGTTGAGTTCCTGTCATCTGCCTCACCGGGACTTTACCAAGGACGGCGCTCCATCCCGCCTCACCCTGACTCCATGGATGATGTCGCTTTGTCTCCTAACTCCACTGAGGTTGTCGCGTTACTCCACCTCACTTTGTGAGCGACTTTTTCCACACCTCCACCTTTGCTGAGGATTTTACTCCTTCTGGACAATCCTAGCCTCAAGTCCATCTGCCATTTTGTCCAGAACCCCATTTTTGACACTCTTCTGGCACTTTGGGAGCCATTCCGTAAGCAGTTCACACAGTTcgttttgcagagttttttttctgattgttgcggccaaaatgcttgattctgCTGCGGCCTTTTGTAAAATTCGGGATGCaacttgcagtttttttttagtttttttttttttttaattgcaagctccttcaaacattgtggaGTTTcctgattttgcgttaatttctgtgaccgcagtttaaaaaaaaaaaaataaaaataataaaaaaaaaaaaaatttaacatttaaatttttacattttttaaaattcaaacattgtggagtttccttgattttacgTTAATTTCTGTGACCGCAAAATTCTGGAAGGACTGGCTAAGGGAAGGGGTCCTGTTACAAATTCCCCCTCTCTACACATATATTAGAGTTCCTCTAATGTTTTGTTTATACAGCCATATCTGCAGTTTGGTTTGATTTGAGTCTTGGCTTAAGTCTCTGTCTCGTCACTGGCTTAACTCCCTATAGTGTTGCAGCTGTGTGCTcctgttttgtattatttcctGAGTAGCTGGTCTATTCATGCCCTTCTGTGTCTTTGTGAATGTCTATTGTTGTGAAGTCTCAGCGTTATTCTTGTTTTATGTCTGGTATTTCCATGGTTAGACCTTCGCTTGtgtttccagtttcatttttatagaTTATCCTGGTTTAATTTTGTCTGCTTGCATTGTGACTCTCACTATTTTTGGACTGCCACCAGATTTCATGGCACTTTACAAAAACTCTGCGAGTAAATACTCACAACCATAAAATTAATCCTACATGTTGAGGAGCACAACTAATTAGCCCCCCACCAAAAAAggaccttttttctttttctataatAGCCAAATAATGACTTGTATGTGTACCTGGCGAGTTTGCCCTCTCTATATGTGCGCCCCCATGGATGTCTGTGTTTCTGCAGTGGCCAGACGTCAGGGAGCCAGAGTGTCACTGATCCCTCCATTATGTCACCCTCAGCACATGCAGGCTCACTCTCCCGGCAGTAGTAACACTTCCCATAGAAGCAGGTATTATTCCCTACAGGCACACACAAGGGACAAATATCAATCACAGCTAGCATTAATCAATGCAATTATAATACAGGCAACCTTTATGCATTCCTATGGTGCAAAAGTTGAaatcaaatgaattaaatattagtTATCAAGGTGCATCATAGTACATCAAAGTGCTCTAAATCTACTGCTATAATTGTGGACATTTAGGAAAAAACAtcatattgactttttttttaaaatcccactGCACTGACTGAATTACTACATAGCCATTGTACTAGTGCAAAACGCTTGAACGTGTTCCAACACCctcagagaaacagaaagatcACTAATTAGTCTCAACTAACAGTAACACACTTGGAGCTGATTTATACTTTCTGCGTTGAAATACAGTTTGCGAATCTGCATCGGAATGCAGAGAGGGGGTTTATGGGTAAGTGTGGCAAGCAAAGGTGCACTGAAGGACTCGCATACTGTCCTCCGAGACACTATGTATCTATGCCCATGGATCTATGGTGGTGGATGTTGATCATGAGCGTTGTCTCTGATTTTATGAGGTGTTTCAGGGCAATACAGTTCCAAACACACAGAGTGTAAACAATTCAGCCTGCACgcgattttctttttcttctaaagTAAAGACTTCCAGCGTACAGTGTAGCAACTCTAAAAGatacataaacaaatatatgGTGTAgggaaataaatcaaaattaaaaatacatgaaCCAGCTGATGCTGCTAAGTGGACAGGCTATGCATGTAtgcactgaccaggataaaaacagttttcaacgatcaataaatgaatgaatgaccgAATACGTGCTTTTAACCCCACTGCCAGAATAAATTTCTACACAATTCCCTGTAAGACACTAGTGGTAAATGGGAGGAAAGCGTAAACACAGTCTAGCACCCTTCTTTCAGACAGATCATCAGTGATCAAGATTCACTCATTCAACTTTGTAGACAATGCTTTTTGTTCATGCTCTTCCGTCCTAGTTAAAACATGTCTTGACTTCCATCCTCCTTACAGCTAGTGTAGTTCCGCAATTCAGAGGAAGGAAATTTTGTTTTGCGGTTGCTGCTGCTTTCTGGTTACAATATCAAAATGGGCTTAAAAGAACACACACCTTATTGGAGAAAAAGTCTAAAGCATCTTCCAGATTAGAAAGCAATCCAAAACTGTGGATTTAACACGATATACAATACACAGCTTCAATATATGAACCGTTTGATACTAATTAATACAGACGGTTGAAAACACTTTTGAAATACATCTCGGTGAAATCTGAGAGCTGACGTGGTTTATAATTAACCATGCAAGATTTGTGTTTTCCCCagaattttacaaaaaaaaagttacactcACGTTGGcttctatttattattcctACAGTGAAACAGGGAACTTTCCATTGTTTTTGTCCTCAGaagctgctctttttttcctttcccttttCTGGTTTGGTTCATAAGACTCCGTGACTGTTATGTGAAAGTATGTTGGCGGCACCTATGAGAGCACCTGTAAGAGCACCTGTGCTCTTCACATGTCTTGATGTGCTTGTGATTACACGTTCACATGAGTAAAATGATCACTTATTTTGCTTTGTCTAGAGCAGGGGTGGgaaatcttatccggaaagggccggtgtgggtgcacgttttcattccaaccaaggaggaggcacacctgattccaccagtttaatcagttgatctggtctttcaatagattcacatgtggcttctgcttggttggaatgaaaacctgcatccacaccggccctttccagataagattgccTACCCCTGGTCTAGACACTTCAACAGTGGCCTTTCCTCATCACGGTCTCTTGGCCAAGCAATGTCTACTTTTCAAGTGAGTGCCCAACAGTTATGCAATTTGGAAAATGGAGATCTAGATATAACAAAAATGGGCTTCTTTAGGCCCTGCTCTCCTGCTTAATGAATGTCTGTTTTACATGGTTTCACTACAAGCAATGCAAAATGATTAGAGATGTTTAATTCCTGTTTTCTGGTTACATATTATTTGGACAGTGAAAAGAATAATGCtttctgaataaatgaatgtacGCAAGCTTTTAGCCCCCAAACGCCAGATTGAATTACTATATAATTCCTTTAATATGTTAATTGTACACTGGGGGGTAAGTTTTAACTGACTCAGACAACAAAGTCTTGGTAATATTTGTCTAGACAATTGGCAATGCTTTTGTTCAGGCCCTTTTGACTTCCCCTTGGCTAAGAAAAGTCTTGAATTCATGCAGATTCACTGCATCGAGCCTAGTTCTGCAATTCAGAGGACAgaaattttgttgttgttgatgctcGTCAGGCCAAGCCATGCTGTCAATAATGATTCACAGTCACTCTCTTTCTGCACATTTATCCCAGTCAGCCTGTCTGAAACATGGTGATAAACTATACAAAGGTCTTTTAGTATTGTAAAAGTTCTGTCAGTCTTATGTTCTCTCGCTGGTCAGAGACCAGTAAAGCAGTGAAGGAATATTGCTTTCAAAGTTGATTTAATTTCTTAAGTAAACTGAAGTAAACTGAAGCAATGTACTCTTTAGTATGTATCTTCTATGTACAATACCAATTTTATCTGAGATACTTTCCATAGCAACTGGAGGGTTGTATTGCAAGCGAAAGCTGTTTAGAGAtgaaaagggaagaaaaaaatcccTCAGTTCATGACAAAGCAGTTCATAAACCTCAAACTATACCTCTAGGAAAAAAAACTTAGTTCTACAAAGCaatgtgggttttttgttttttttttgacctaTGTAGTTTCAATGTAGGGGCTAGGGTTATTTGTGGGCCAAGGGAAAAGGAGGTCCATAGCAACTGTAATTTACCTCATAAGCAGTAGAGGGCTCTAAAAGGACTAAAAGCTCCTCCAAATAAATTAAACGTGCTAAGAAAACGTAAAGACGTAAAACTGCAATAGACTGGGAGAAAAGTGCAAGGGCGAGGATGCCTGGGACTGCCAGACAGGTGTTGAATGCACTCTGAGGTCTTGTGGTTTGCCCGGGGTCTGAGTGCAGGCAGCTGATCATACACAGCTGCTGTTTAGATCCATTGTGTACAAGCACACAAGAACCCCCTTGCAAAACCCCAGTGGAACAACCATGACCTCAACCCACCAACTCTGGGCTGAATCATACTCATACttctgcaaaaagaaaaaatgcacATAAAGATATCCatcttgagagagagaaacaggttTACGTTACCCAGCATGGTTGCAGTGACTCGAAGGGGAAACCACATGAACTACGAGTTTGTGATGGTGCACATTGAATTGGGAAGTGTATACAGTAGCTTGCGAAAGTGTAGGAAGTGTTTTCAGTAAGGTTGTGATATAACCCAAACTATTATAATTCCAAAGAAAAACAGAGcggtttgaggaacagaagACAGAATAGATGGAGCGTTACAAGCACTAATACAGCTCATCTTTAAAACAttacaagaacaacaacaggTAACTGAATATTTGGAAGAACAGGAGGTGCATAAGAAATGgaaaacaacacaagacaaatTTCAgtgtaaaacaataaatcacCACAAATGGTTCTCAAGAACAGTGTAAACTTCATCACATACAGTACTGAAAACCAGGAGTGAAAATCAAGCcgcttccattttttttcctccttgtACATTCTGGTTTGAAACATGCAACACCGCCCCCTAGTGCACACACTCAATATGTTCGGCAGACCTACATGAAAAGCTTACAGCTCCTGGTATTCCCAGGCAGTCTCCCATCCAAGTACTAACTAGGTGCGACTCGGCTTTACTTCCGAGATCAGCGTTGTgggagtggtatggccgtaagcaaacGCTGCCTTTAAATAGTGTAAGCAAACTTTGAATGTGTCGGTTGGTTTCTTGTTTCTTTGGTTGATGGAGTCCCTATACACAAAGTAATATAAAAGCATTCTTATGCATTCTGAGCATCAGAAATTGCAGGATGGTGTGCTTACGCATTCACTCAGGAGCATGTGATTTTCCAAGAAATTTTGTGGCCACCTAAAACactgtgatttaaaaataatagcaaataaatactaaaacagtattattataaatgtgtttgtgtgaataatTCAAGTTGTCCAgtcagtacatacagtatattacattttgtatttattatttataacaaaTGCTCTACAGGTTCACCCTAACATTCTATGCATTTTCTCAGCCACTTcatttttttgtggattttgctCAAGATATTTAGTCCCAGTAGTCCCTGACTGTGTCCGAACACCCATACAGTGCTAGTTTACACACCATATCCCACACATCATATTAATAATTTTACTGcatcattatttattaacactGAGCCTGAAGtattgatttcttttgtttgttcgtttagAGATTTTATGTTTTGGTGGCTGCATTTGGATAAGAAATGAACACACTTCCTCAGATGAATCTGACAGAGAGGAGAAAGACTGACCGTGCATGAGGAAGGTGCTCAATAGCTGCTCTGTGGCAACTGGCTTTATCTCTGTGCGCAGGTTCACAAATCGCCCCACCACTAGAGGTGCTCTCCTAAAGCCCAGGATCCTGTAGAGGAGGAAGAGACTGTCCATGTAGcatctgtgtaaactctagtaATTAAATCTCTTAAACAAGCTAATTTTATCTGTCCCGCATCTCCTCCTGTTCCTGCTTTTGTTTCACTGACCATATGAAAGTTGTTATAATAAAAGTTATATTAATGCAgtatattttgtatttcatttgccTATGTGGGAGTCTTACCTATCTAGGTGAAAGGCAGCGATCTCTGCATTATGTCTGTCATAGCCTGCATAGGGCTCTCCTTCAACCACATAATCTCTGTTGTACCTGTGAAAGGGAGACATCGGCATTAAAGTACTATAGAACTATATACAAAGCAATGCAATTTTGAAATGGCATCAATGTTTATGAATTGAACAAACAGAAAGCTCAAGCTCAAattccaaaaacatttaatgaaCAGAGAAGCTTTTTGACACTCGTTACATTCATTTGCATCGCAACATTAAATGGTAAACACCATTAGTTTTGAAGTGCAGATCTGAAAGTTGATGTGTTAACACTCATCAAACGTGCAAACCACTATAATCTGATTAATATCAATCTAACTATATAACATGGTTTGTTAAATTGATGTTCTGTTCAAATACTGGTTGTTATAGCAGGTTTTGCCATAAGACTAAAATCTCATTGGTCTAATGAACTTTTTTATATTAGAAACACGCATTGCCACTATACAGGTCACTATTGAGATTTCCATCTTATCTTTAATAAAccactgaatgaaaacacaaatGAATGTTCCATGCCAGTAAAGCAGATTATTAGTATATAATTTGGATTGTTAAGATTAAGAGGATTATTCCCATTTGACACTCacagaacactttattaggtacacctgtacacctactcctTCATGAAATTATCTAATCAGCAAATCATATAGATATGGGCCAGCAGCTTTTGGtaacgttcacatcaaccatcagaatggggataaaatatgatctcagtgattttttACTGTGGTATGATTGTTGGTGCTAGACGggcttttttaaatatttctataaaggctgatctcctgggattttcaagtgtctctagagtttactcagaatggtgtaataaagaaaaaacacccAGTGAGCGGCAGTCCTGCAGCAAGAAATTCCTTGTTGTTCATGAGAGAGTTCAATGGAAAATGGCCAAACTGGTTTGAGGTGATAGAAAGGCTACAGTAGTGCAGATACcaactctgtacaattgtggtgagcagaaaggcatctcCAGAATGCATGACACCTCGAAACTTgaagatgggctacaacagcagaagaccacgtcgggttTCAATTCTGTCAgcaaagaacagaaagctgaggctgcaatgggtacaggctcaccaaaactgtaCAGCTACAGACTGAAAAAATGTAGCCTGATCTGATGAAtatcgatttctgctgaggcacacagatggtagggtcacaatttggcaccaacagcctGAATCTATGAACCCAACCTgctttgtgtcaacagtccaggctggtggaggtggtgtgttggtgtggggaatgttttcttggcacactttgggcccattaataccaatcaatcatcgcttgaatgccacagtctATTTGAGTATTTTTCCTGAatcatgtgcatcccttcatgatCACAGCTTACTCATCTTCTAATGGCttcttccagcatgataatgcaccgtGTCATAAAGTAAAActtgtctcaaactggtttcatgatcatgacaatgagttcagtgttcttcagtggccttccctgtcaccagatctgaatccagtagaacagctttgggatgtggtagaatgggatATTCACAGTATGAAAGTGcagctgaaaaatctgcaggcaCTTtttgatgcaatcatgtcaacatggaccagaatctcaaaggaatgtttccaataTCTTCTGGAATCCACagcatgaagaattgaggctgttttgagagcagaGAGccccctacccagtattagtatagtgttcctaataaagtgttttctTTAAGTGTATTCTTAGTTATAATCAGTTGTAAATGTTGCTCCAGGGTGAAGCTTGTCATTCATGATTGGTTAAACAAAGGAAACCTACAGGTAAACATTGAGATGCTTTAAATACAAAGTTTCAGTAATATTGGAAACCGTGATCAAGTGTAATATAACTCTTGATATTAAAACAATGTTATGGCACATGCCTACTCGTCCTTCATCTGCTTACCTCTTGGGCTTGAACACCACCTTCTGTCCTCCGTCCAGCACCAGAAGTGCTTTCAGCTGAGTGCCTTTGTAGCCGACGTCAGCCCTCTGGATACGGGCGGTGACCAGGGCGCTGAGCACAGCGGCCAGCTCAGGTGTCTCGTCTGGGTAGACCTCACGTGGCCCCACCCACTGTGCTGCCACCTCCCAAGGTGACTGCAACGTGTGTGTGAGGCGGGCATTCTTGGCCAGAGCTAGGCTCGCCTCCATCTTCCGGAAGGCACGCAGGTCACGGCGGCTGGCGGCTGAGCCTTCGCCTCCATCCAGCAGGAAGAGCTTGGCCAggcccagcagcagcagcacaccGCACAGCACCACCACACGCTGCTTCAACTTcatgatggaggaggagaaggaaacCCAAGGGGTCACGCCCTGAGCATGACAGGGTCTGACTACTGTACACCACCAGAGGGAACAGTCACAGAGGAAAAGGAGGGGGCACGTGGGAAGCGATTAGGACAGGCAAAGTTAAGTGAAAGGCTggggaagaaaggaaaaagagataGATTATAGCCTTTACATTGCACAGTAGTGATATtgacatatacatacattacacCAGAAAAGTTAGTACAGACATGGATTTTTGTTGCTACAAGAACTTTGATGTGTCATGCTTCATtaagtaaaagaaaaatgaatacctattttagaatatttgttttcttctgtaTTTATGACACAGGATGGAGGGCTGGGAAAAGGTTCTTCATTTGATAGTATGTGACTGATGCCTCTATCTTGCTCACTTTTTGTCTGCTCTAAAACAAAGGTCACACATAGGAATGGATTTTACTCATATCACCACTGAAATgtccaaaaaccaaaaaaaaaaaaagcccacacCCCCAGGCCTAATGTAGATCACTCCAGCAAGGATACAACCAAGCGGCTGGaggtttaaaatatatatgtcaCCATTTTTTTCAGGCTGGAAGTCACAATCCATGGTATTATCAcagtatttttatatgttgGTTGTTAGGACTATTTAAAACTATTGAATTTAAACCACCCAATCAGATGTAATTATTATAGACCTCAAGGTAGTGGTAGGAAGGAATATAATTTGTGGCACCTATCTTCTGCACTgcctgttatatcagacacttccacactaaaacggTGTACTGTTCggcactacactgtcacttactgtgcccaTTGTCttgttttagtagtattgtactgtcctgCATTTTTAGCACACGTTTcgcatgtgcactttatgtagaaatgtgcagatcttatttagtcctgtgtcgtctcatgtggttagtgtgttttatgtagcaccgtgatcgtggaggaacattgtttcatttcactgtgtattgtaccagctgtatatggttaaaatgacaataaaaccacttgaacttgagcATCATGTGGTAAGGCCAAACACATGGTGCTCTTTGTCCTCGTAGTGGATGTGCTCAAACAGTTTATAACTGCAAACACAGTTGAACCGGCCATTCTGCTCGACCATCTGTAATAAACAGATCTTACATCAGCAAGCAGCACTGgcctgtccacatgatgtaaaagaaaacatgattcatcagaccaggccatctTCTTCCATTCTCCCtgatccagttctgatgctaaagtgcccattgtaggcgctttcggtggtgtacaggggtcagcatgggcactctgaccgatCTGCAGCTACACTGCCCCATACACGGCAAGCTGCGATGTACTGTGTGTTCTTATACTTTTccatcatagccagcattaactttttcagcaatttgtgctacagtagctcttctgtgggatcggaccagacgggctagctagaccctgttgctggttcacAGGGTGTCCTTCTTTTAACCACTTTTGGTAAGTACTAACAACTGCATACCagaaacaccccacaagacctgctgttttggaaatgttctgacccagtcgtctagccatcaccaTTTGGCCCTATGTCAAAGTCattcagatccttacacttgcccatttttcctgcttccagcacatcaacttcaagaaccgACTGTTCATTtgttgcctaatatatcccaccccttgacaggtgccattgtaacaagataatcaatgttatttacttcaccTGTCAatagttttaaagttatggctgatcagtgtatatctGGATATTAATATTTGCATAAGGGCGATCCGATACTGCCCTTGTGTTTAAACTTCTGTGTCTCATGTGAGTTTATTCCACATCTACAAGAAGTTGGGTGGAGTGTGTAAAGTCAACATGGCATGACAATGATCTCTACATGTTGTTTTGTGCAAAACTGCACGTACTGTTccttttccttctctaatgAAGGGATTGTCTTTTATTTTGGTCATGACGTGTCTGGGAATTGCCAAACTGACATAATTGCTATACAGATGAGGTAAACTACCTAGAATATGCC
The sequence above is drawn from the Ictalurus punctatus breed USDA103 chromosome 25, Coco_2.0, whole genome shotgun sequence genome and encodes:
- the fam20b gene encoding glycosaminoglycan xylosylkinase isoform X2 — protein: MKLKQRVVVLCGVLLLLGLAKLFLLDGGEGSAASRRDLRAFRKMEASLALAKNARLTHTLQSPWEVAAQWVGPREVYPDETPELAAVLSALVTARIQRADVGYKGTQLKALLVLDGGQKVVFKPKRYNRDYVVEGEPYAGYDRHNAEIAAFHLDRILGFRRAPLVVGRFVNLRTEIKPVATEQLLSTFLMHGNNTCFYGKCYYCRESEPACAEGDIMEGSVTLWLPDVWPLQKHRHPWGRTYREGKLARWEYDESYCEAVKKMPPYDAGPRLLDVIDTSVFDYLIGNADRHHYESFQDDGGASMLILLDNAKRVRVSTWNRLNLLKGGALSSAMRQAMAHDPAYPVLTEPHLAALDRRLSSIIASIRQCIEMQGAESTLIEDRMNLPHP
- the fam20b gene encoding glycosaminoglycan xylosylkinase isoform X1, which translates into the protein MKLKQRVVVLCGVLLLLGLAKLFLLDGGEGSAASRRDLRAFRKMEASLALAKNARLTHTLQSPWEVAAQWVGPREVYPDETPELAAVLSALVTARIQRADVGYKGTQLKALLVLDGGQKVVFKPKRYNRDYVVEGEPYAGYDRHNAEIAAFHLDRILGFRRAPLVVGRFVNLRTEIKPVATEQLLSTFLMHGNNTCFYGKCYYCRESEPACAEGDIMEGSVTLWLPDVWPLQKHRHPWGRTYREGKLARWEYDESYCEAVKKMPPYDAGPRLLDVIDTSVFDYLIGNADRHHYESFQDDGGASMLILLDNAKSFGNPALDERSILAPLYQCCMVRVSTWNRLNLLKGGALSSAMRQAMAHDPAYPVLTEPHLAALDRRLSSIIASIRQCIEMQGAESTLIEDRMNLPHP